GCGCCGGAGTGGCGGAATAGGCAGACGCAAGGGACTTAAAATCCCTCGGGCTCAAAAGGCCCGTACCGGTTCGATCCCGGTCTCCGGCACCATCAACGGGTAGGATCAGGCGAAAAGACTCAGCGGGTTTTTTGACCTTCAATATACTGAAAGAGGGATTCATGAACGCCAAGAAAGGAATTGTGCTCGTCGGGAGCGTGGCCCTGGCTATTTTGGTCCTGGTAGGGGGGGCATGGGTCGTTACAGCGCCTCCGGAGAATGTAGAGGCTTGGAAGGCGAAGCAATGTAACGAATATGTGGAGCAATTGGAGATGCTCAATCGTTATAAACTCTTCTGGTCGTTCGTCCAACGGCGAGGGGCGTTTAACGATTGCTTGAAAAGAGTGGACGAAAACGGCCAGAAGCCCTGAATCGATCGACTACCTATGGTTCTGGTTTTCTGCGCGGCATGTGTGCCAGTGCCCTGCCCCCAACAATAAGAGTTTGAGTCATGGCTTTCCTGCCGACAAGGAATTGTGACTGCCCTCCGACCAGTCGGCCGGCGCCTTTGGGAACAAGCCCAAGCCTCAGCGATCGGAACCGTCGTTTATGAGGTTTGGCCGACGGCGTAAAGAGATCAGCCTAGCCAAGCCGTGGTGCCCCACTTTCGGTGCGTTCGTCTTTCGTGACGGATTTGTGTTGCTCACTGGTTGCTTCTTCCGCAGTGTTCCTTTGATTTTCTCGCTCCTGGTTGCGTCCCAATCGCTGAGCGAGGCTCCTGCATTTGCGGAATGGCTGTTGATCGATGGTAACGACAAGGCAACGGTCTATTTCGATTCAGAAACCATCAAGCGGAGCGGTGAGTTGGTACGAGTCCGGATCTTAGACGATTTGAAAACCGCTCGCACCAGAGGCTTCAAAACATTCTTATCCGTTCGTGCCCAGGAAGAACACGATTGCGCCAAAAAGCGCTTTCGGCTGGTGGCGGTAGAACAGTTTGCGGGAAGCATGGGAACTGGCGACGTGATTTATCGGAAGTCAGGCGAGTCAGCCTGGGCACCCATTCCACCAGGGACTCTCGCTCAATCCGTCTGGAAATTCGTCTGCAAGAAGAAGTGACGGGTAGAAGGTTGCCGGAAAAATCACGACGAGGGTTTTTCCTGTCCGCACTTCCAGCAGACGCCAAACTGACCTTCATGACGCTCGCCGCATCCTGAGCATGTCCAGAAG
This Candidatus Nitrospira nitrificans DNA region includes the following protein-coding sequences:
- a CDS encoding surface-adhesin E family protein, yielding MRFGRRRKEISLAKPWCPTFGAFVFRDGFVLLTGCFFRSVPLIFSLLVASQSLSEAPAFAEWLLIDGNDKATVYFDSETIKRSGELVRVRILDDLKTARTRGFKTFLSVRAQEEHDCAKKRFRLVAVEQFAGSMGTGDVIYRKSGESAWAPIPPGTLAQSVWKFVCKKK